ggcatgGATTGGTGGTCCTTCAAACAACCACGAGGCTTACGTTCTTCTCGTCAATTACGGACCGGACCTGGGCAACGGAGGCTTTGGAACGCAGCTATACGGTTCGCAGAAGGTGACTGTATCATTGAAGGACCTTGGTATTTCGGGTTCGACATGGACCTTTACTGACATCTGGACGGGCAAGTCAACCAGAGTGACTGGATCTTACTCTGTTTCCCTCACGGAGGGTGCTTCACAGCTTCTCCGCCTGACAAAGAGTCACTATTAGAGAATGAATGGGTGGATGTAGAACCTCTTATAGATTTCTAGAGAATGCATGTGTTCGAATAAAGATTGTTTAAAAAGTGACTCTGGATATCCTCTTGCTAACCTTGGCTGAAGCATTGCAGTAGTATATGGAGTTGGACAAGATTACAGAATGCGGCAATACATTCTTTCTATTTGTACATGGGCAACTCAACACATCATAAGGGTACAAAGAGGGCGGATAAGTAACAATCCTTTATGGACAACTTGTACTGAGTGTAGTGTAGATGTACAACGCCTTCTATAGCACATATCTAAACATAGGCCCGTAATTCTCTACCGCCACAGGCTGAGTGGCAACTTGCCCTTGCTCCTGTGCCTCAGCAATTCGCGCTTTCTGTTCTTCAATAGTCCCGTATTTCTGATCTAGCTTCTTATTCTCCCAGGCGAGCAGAATTCGTAAACCAATGACTAGTAGCGTGGTAAAGAACATAAACGCCGCACAAACCGACTGCCCCTTTACGTAGAAGGGGCCCTCCTTGGACGGATACAGTCGGGTGCCCAGCAAAGGGCCGCACTGCCCGATAACGTTGAGAAGGACGATTCCGGCTCCTCGGCGAGTGTCGCTGCCTTGGTTATCTAGCAAGACGAGCGGGTTAGAGGTGTATCTAGCATGACGTCTGACCTCACACTTACTCAATACCCAAGGAAGAATATTAGCAATGGAAGGGAAAATGCCTCCGGCTGCCATGAAGACTCCAAAATAGCGGGCTCCAACTGACTTGGCAGATGCCAGGATAACATAGCCCACACCGCCGATAATAGTAAGAATGATGAGCATAAAGGCACGCTGCTGAGTTCGATCTGCAATGTAAGGCGTGATGAGAGTGATGAGAAAAGACAGGAAGAATGGAGGGGCTGTTAAGCCTTGAGCAGTTACATCAGAAAACCCCATCTCTGAGAGAATCGTGGGCAGAAAAActggaagagaagcaaagcTAACATTGCAGCTGAAATACATGAGCTGTAATAATTGTCAGCGCTGACCACCATGGAATAAAATTGTATCATCTTACCCCAGTGAACCAAGCTTTGATGTCAGTCAGCCCTCTCAAAAAGTCCACCCAATCGACTCCGCCTATCCTGGCAGAAGAGCCTGCTTGACGGACACTTCTTGCAATGGCTActcttctctcatcttcatcaaagaacttggccttttcgGGAGAATCTGGGAGATAGAAGTAGGCCACAGCTGCCATGACAATTGTAGGCAGTCCTTCTACGAGGAACAATACCCTCCATTTCGCAATGGATGGGTGACCTGATGTGATACCATATGCAAGGGCTCCTGCAAAAGTATTGGCAAGAGGAGCAGCGGAGAGGAAGACTCCACAGCGGAAGCCTACTTCATGTCGGAGatagaagaaagaaagcagaaACGGGATTCCTGGTCCGTAGCCTGCTTCAGCGGCTCCCATGAGGAATCTAAGTGCCATTTCCGCTCCCCATGAATGGGTGACCGCTTGAAGAGTCGATACCAGCCCCCTATAGTTACTACTGTTAGTTCACCGAGCAACTCAAGTGTGTTTAGGTCAGGCTCATACCATATGAAAACAACAATGGTTGCCCAGATGTGTGGTGGCACGACCTTCCACATTATCCCAAGGAACTCAAATATGATGTAAGGGATATAGAATATTGTGAGCAACCAATCGTAACGATCTCCAATCAGATTAAGATCAGTACTCATTCCGGCAATGCGCGCATTCCTGCATGTGACTACTTTCAGAAACCAACGTCGCAATTTTGTGACAGGATGCATACATACCCAATATTGGACCGATCAAGGAAAGCAAGAAGATCTACAGAGACATTAGCTGCAGGCGGTTGAAAGGCACGATGCAACGTACATAGAGCCATGACCAATGGCACGAGGTTCATGTCTGTTTTCCTGACGACTCTCCGCTCCAGTTCAGGGTCGATGGAGGGCTGCTGCACGGCAGCATTCTCGTTTTGAACAGACACAGGCTCCTTTTCAACATTGCCTGTTTGCATGGCCAAATCCATGCCTGGCGGTGTCTCTGCCGTTTTCTTTGACTGGAAAAGCTGCATTGTCTGATTTATGATCCCCCAGCAGTTGTTGATGCAAAACAGTGCGTCGCGAACGCTTCGCGAGAACCCCAGATTTTATGGGAAATGATCTTTTGCGGGGTTATGTCTAAGACAAAACCAGGGGACCCCATTGACTTTCTTGTCTTGAACTGGTGACTCCATTCTATCTCCGGGATGTGGCAGCCGATCCCTGCGACCTGCTGTTGATGATTCCCTTTGTAGACGCCTCAAGAGTCAAGACCGGCACTTGGCTTCCGAAGAGGAGCAGTTCCGCACGCGGCTGTCCTATGACGAAAGGGTTCTGCCTTTGTTGTCCTGCACCCCGCCACTCAAATGTCCGTTAAATCCACAAGTTACCCCAGActaaagaaagagagggggCCTTTGTCCAACCTGGTCCGGAGATCGGAGTCAGGtaattacatgtagttgTGCTACCCTAGGTGATACAGCATCGGCAAAATCGCTAAATGTGCTCCGAATTCCTCGGAGATCACTGGAGCGGATGAGCGGCTAATGTAAAGATAATTGAGTGCCCACCAGCGGGTTTTCGCTCTACCGAGTAGGCCGTCTAAAATGACATTGATCCTTTGGAACCATACTGTATGGGTAAATGTCACATGTTTATCGACCTTGGTGAACCTACTTATTTGGTGCGTGGCAGAATTGCGTCGCTGCAAATTTGATATAAAGATAAATCTTGAACAATAATATGGTTATTCTTGTACGCTCTTTAATGCGTGTTTTTTTTCGGCACAAAATTACGAGAAGAACTGCTCCCTAGCCTAGCCTTGCCCATGTCATCAAGAGGGCGTTGGCTAACGGACCTGGGAACGGGAATGCTTTATTAATCTATAGAGCACCAGTTTGTGAAAAAGGGCAAGGCTTATGGTGATAGGGCTGAGTTTCTGTTGAATAGGGAACCCAATTGCTGCATAATCGAGGCATCATAACTTTTTAGAATGTTGTATTCAGAATATGGATGTTTAATTGATTCGCTGACGTCGGAATTGGGAATTATGCCAATGCCGTTGGTTTCAGAAGTATCTCTACAGCTTTAGGGTACGTGCTTCCGACAAACTTCACTAAGGTAATGCCACCAGAACTCTGAAAGGACTCAGAGCAAAAATTAAACCTTTGATTGAGACTACTATATACATCTATCAAATGAAGGTTTAATATGGAAACCGATTGCGCCACAAGGGTGAAGACTAAAGCTCAAAGGGACAGCGACAACCGATGTCAAGTTGCAGAAATCAAGCTCCGGCACTCTGAGTACTGCACGGTTCAGCGTTGTTGTTATTCTGTGACCAGCTGGTTCACGTTGCCAAGACAGCTAAAGCAGTAACTcaaaatataagcttaaaaATGTCTGGATCGAAAGAAACTCACGCATATAAAAAGAAGTAAAGAAGGAAATTTTGTGGTGCTACTCGGCTTCTATTTCCTTGGCCAGGAGCTGACTTCTATTCCGCGTTAGCTTTACTGTTTTGCAAGAATTAGCCACCATTATACCAGTCCGGGTACTACAGCCGAGCCACGTTTACTTGGCACGCCATTTTCCGTCTGATATTTTCAATTTTAGTTGGCTGCCATCGGAATCACCGGAAACTTTGTCATAGTAATTTCACATGacatgtcttcttcttttcttcaatgttATTTGCACAACTGGCCTCTATCGTGACTATGTTGACAAGTGTTTACAACAACTGTCTTACGCACGGCGCATGTAGGCCACGTAATAATCGTGTTCGCGGTTTGGCACCTCGTATTTGACTAGTTCATCATTGAGTCAACTTATGGCTGCGCCTCTCCAAAAGTGGAAATTGTGAAGTGAAATGGCACTTCTGAACAGGTAACAGCCGGGAAACCCCCCACCCTTAAGCCCTGTAAAGTCGCGGATTTAAACAAGTAAGAACGCACGAGACATCCGCCTGTCTCATCCCGTGTCAATCTCAAAATCTTACACTTTCTTTCCTCCTTTCTACATTTGTTTCTTCAATGATTCACTGACAAGTGCGCCTTTACAATGTCTGCCGCAGCACATACGCAGCCGATGCAATGGGCTATTTATCATGACGATAACGTCCATTTTGCTTATGAAGCACCCTGGTGGTCGCGCGTTGTTTTGCTGGTTGACCTAGCAGTTCTCCTGCCTCTCTTCATTATCGTGCGTGCTTGTAGCCCCCTGAGTCAATTTAGCATTCTATCATCTCTCGACtcacggtgatgatgattttctGATCGCAACTAATGAGATCGCTGGTAAAATAGTTCAACTACACCTTGCCCCGTGTTTATCCGGTGTTTGCAATTGTGCAAGACAAGAAGCGAGGAGAAAACGACCCCATTAGACTCGGCAATGTTGCGGACGAGCGGGCCCCGGAGTTCAACTCTGTCGACAATCCCAGCCGGATAAACTCGtcctctccagcagccatcTATCGCCTTTTGGTAGAGACCGACGGCTTCATGGCCAATTTCCGTGGCTTTTCTTGCGCTCTACTCCAGAGTGCCGTGACGGCATTCCCAGTTGTAATCGCCGCTCGTTATGTGCCATTCCCATTTGGTCGTCTGTCGAGACTTCTTCCTGCACTTGCCATGGTTCAATTCAGCACCCTTTGGCTGCATCTTATCATCTCTAAGCCAAGTCCCCGATCATTCTGGAGACGTGTGCCTTCGTTTGGACGCACCTTCAACGCAACATGGAAAGCGGTCGTCATTCACTGGGCCGCGGTTGAGATAACGCGGTGGCTGCCCTACTGGGTAGCCTCGTCCATGGGATTCGACTGGCCTTGTTTCAACCTTCTCATGCCCGACAATACGTACAGATTTAGAATGGACATGGCAACTGGAGATATGGTCCTGTACACCAAATGCGCCCTTGTCATCCTCGTCACCATTATTGGATCCATCTGTTTCATTGTTCCCAGCCAGGTTGTTCTGATGCGAATCCAAGCGTCTCTTCTTCcgattgaagatgatgccatcattcCATTCGACAGGTCTTTTGATGGCAAGGTAGTGCCTTCGATCCTAGGCGGCCGAGGCTACGCCACAATCTCCGACGCGTTTCACACCTTTACATGGGCGAGTTGGAAAAACCTGGCTATTCTTTCCATCAAGATTATCCTCTTGTCCGTGTCTCTGATTGGGTTTGTTGGTTTCTTCTTGATTGCTCAGTGGTCTATAATCGTTAAAAGGACCATTGAGCCTAACCAGTACAACTACTGAGCTGCTGAACTGATGGGTTTCCCACACTTTTGCCTGTATTTTATGGAGTATCTTATCATTAGATGATACATTGTGTAGCGAATATTGAATCGAATTAAGATTAGGAAATGTTCAAATCATCACTCGTTGCTAAGCTATGACATTATTCTACCATCGACCAAGCATACAGCCTAGAGTATGTATACCGGTGTGCGACTCTCATATGCATCGCCCTTGCTTACCTGAATATCCTTTTTATGAAAGTCGTGCAGTTGCAGCCAGTGAAGCATTCGGAATATGAGGGCACACCAAATCTTGTTAATCTCCCGTTTAATTGTGGCCTCAGAGTCCACCATGTCTTCCGTAGTCGCCACATACGTGTTTGCTTTCTGGTTGTACTGTGACCGCTGCTTGTAAACAGTTTCTATGACATTAAGTCGTACCGATGTGCAGTATAATCGCGCTAGGATGTGATGCTTTTCGTCAACCGTAGCGGAATCAAAGTCGCTTATGCTAATGGAATCATGGCTCTCATCCTCAGGTTCGTCACCCGGTTTTTGATTCAACATCCCCAATACTTCTTGGATGTGTACGCGAACGACTTGGTAAATCATTACCATGTCCGCACCTTTCAAGTATTGATCACAGAGCTCTATGCCTCCCCGTACGTGTGAAATCCTGTCGGCCGTTGCTGTACCGCTGATGTTGGTATGGATCGATCCATTGGGCGGCTTTTCAACTTTTTCCACAACGTCATCACACCAATCCAATATGTCAGAAATCTGATCACTCTCTTCGGTACGGGCCGTCTGTGTTTGAACTACCCTTAATAGAGCGACAATGTTATGGGTGAGTGTGGGAAGGGAAAATGTGTTGGGTTCCCAGTAATATACTGTGGGATTAGGAAGCATCCGAAAAGCAGTATCCTTTATGTGAAGTATTTGACCAACCATGCCCAGTATTTCGAAGGGAACTGTGATACAATTAGTCTAAACGAATACTTCAACTAGGGGTCTGGTAGTCTCATGGAGAGAGTAGGAATTGTCGGAGTACGACATACCAGGGAATAGATGGCTATGACGAGCAGTTTCGGCGTTCTTTCTAAAGTAACCAATCGTGTTGTTATCACAGCCAAACTCCGCCAGAGTATCAGCAATCTCTGCCAAGGTGCCAAGTTGCAATGTTGCATGATCTTCACCCCCATCGACGTTGACGAGCATTTCACGATGGAGAATTGTTGGCGCCAAACCAAAGCACAATTGCTTGATGTCGTGGTTTGGAATAAGGCGATTTTGTCCAAATACGGTTCGGCCTTGTTTCTGAAAGGTAAAGGATATGCCCAAGTTATCAACGTATGAGCCATACAGGACAAAGCCGTTGCCTTGAGCTCGATAACGATCATTATCCAAATCGAAGTTCTTCCAGTGAATGCCAAGCATAGCGGCGATCTCGATTAGATGCGAAATAGTGGTTGTAGCATAGGGTTTACTAAGACCCTGGGGAATGCTATCCCAGACTCGCTGCTTTCTCTGCATGCAAACAACCAACGAGTGAGGAGGCGATGGATCTAAGGGAGGCTGGTAGCCTAGCGATTCCTGCTGCCAAGAACGCGACTCATTCTCCATTTGATAGATGGTCATCAGCAAGTGACACCATGTTGCGTTTTCGTTGTCTGCTGTGCGAATGGCTTCTtgcttgttcttcttttgctgcgcATTGAACTCTTCAGTGCTTGAAGTGTACTTGAGGTTTGCGTGGCTGCCGTCGAGGCGTATAATTTTCCTATCCTCTGTACGGAAATCCTCATCATTTCCGAGAGGCCCTCTCGTATTTTCGGGCCTTGCGACAAATAAGACTGGTGTTTCGAAATGTACTTCGATGCGGAACTCAGACCAAAGCATACTGCGCCTGGAGAATCGCGACCATTTCCCTATTACAGCTTCGCTGCAAGAAGAATATCCTGTAGCCGACGCGAAATACTGCTGGAGAGCCTGCAGGATAGCGATAACAAAGGCTAGAATAGAAATGATAAGTGCCACAATGGCAAGAATCAGCTCAGTATTATCGGTAGAAGACATGGTGTAATATGAGCATCTGTCGGTGGCCTCTTCCTGTCGTTTGGCTCCGGCCCTTTACTTCTCGCCCCGGCATGAGGCCAGAAGATGGTTTGGACAAGAACTGGTCATGGAAAACAAAGCCGACGTGAATCAAGTCATACTCGTCCACCGCTTGGCAGGGGCAACGAGCTCTAGCCGCCGAACTGTTAGCCTCACCAGCCTAGCCCCCAAGTTTTCAAGGCCTGTCAGAACCAATCGCCGGCAATAGTCCTGCAGCCATACCCACCAGACACGTCAACTTTTGTGTTGTTGGACCCCCCGCTTCCTCTGGCGGCGATCCCCGCCGAGAATAATTCTTCTACGGTGAAATGCCGACGATTTGGGTTGCAACGATCCGGATGGGGGTACGTAGATTGTTTTTACAATGCTGCGATTTTGTTGTCATAGAGATGTTCCTATTCATGGAGTAACAACTTGGAGTAAGTGGGTGAAGGACAATATGGCGTTGGTCCAAGTCGATAGAAAGAATCTGCGCCCGCTAAACCATGTCAATCAAGAATGATCTCGGTATCACACAAACACCTTTGGTCGCTTCGGTAATGCAAAAGACAAGGCTCAGCGCCTTTCGACTGAGCTACAGCCAATTGAAGCTACAAAGTGTTGTAATTGAGTCCGTCATCAAGAGCGCTAGAGATGTACGGAGAAGGTCGCTGCTGCAATGCGACTGAATAGCTTTCGTTTTTGGTTAGTCCGGCTAAATGAACGCAGCTGAGTGAAGCCTGTGGCTAGACAAAAGAGAGGCAAGATCTATTGGGTGATGAAGTTGTTGATTCTGAGACCAAGTTGGCCTACAAGGTTAAGTGATTGGTTGGCAATTTGTGACAGAGCGCAAATTGGTGACCACCGCAAGAGTGGGAGTGGAGGCATGACATGCAACTCTATAATGATTGAGGCTCAAGAGTACCAACATCATGGAACGAAGTTGACCCAGTGGATAAAATAAATGGACCTATTTACATCGCCCCCAAAGTCAATTTATAATGACAGTCTAGCAATATAGGTACATTCTCTGTATGTAAGCCGCTCTACGTGTGGTACTTTACTCTTGTATCTATGGAACAGCGGCTCATTGTCTGTCTGCCTCCAGTGCAACATTCTTGGAGTTCCTCGCTCCAATCAAAGCATCAAGATATTTCGATGTAACATCTTCCATCGTCGATCCACCGATAGTCTTTCCAATGATTTGACCGATAAGCTCGGCTTGCGTGATGATTCCCAACCGAACCGCGTCGTGCATGAGGTCGAAGAGGTCATGTTGACTGACCCCTCTCCGAACTCTCGCTAATAATTCGCTCGTTAGATGTCATCATAACATGGTAGGAATTAAGCAAAGCTTACGTTTCATTATAGAATCTCTGCCTTTGCGAATTTTGATGACGTATTTTCTCAAAGTTGAGGCATCGTATTCCGTCTTAACCCCCACCTCATGACCGAGGCTTGTGATTGTGTAGTCGAGACCTCCTTTCACTGATTGGAAGTCGAAATACTTTTTCAACACTAGAATTCAGGAAATGAGTCTTTGCCAAAGCTGAAAGGTTTAGCACTGAAATAATCCGACGtaccttcttttcttccacCTTCTGCTGCCTTGACTTCCTTTTCGTTCATGAGCTGCAAGCCGAGACCTTCTGGTGTCACGCCCGCACTTTCCATCAACTTTTGGATgatctcatcatcctctaAATAGATTGTGAGTAGAGTTGGGTATTATTTGGAATCATCATAGATTGCCGACTGGGAAAGACTCACTGTATATAATGATGCCCTTCTCGAAGCGGGACTCTCCTGAGTAACAGATGAGAAAAAACACATCGACGTAGCCGACGAGTCTTATCTTTCCATTCCATCGTGACCCATCTATCAGCACATCCCATGGGTGGATATCACTGTCAAAGAAAGGAAGTTTGTGAGAATGCAGTTCAGTGCAAGTATGGAAGGGATACTCACTAATTGCACTCTACACTCTTTTGTGTCACTGACCTATCAAAGGTCATTAGAACTCTATGGTACGACGCCATGTTAAAGATATGTAGAATGTTGTAGATGATGATAGTAAAGAATTCTCATGAAGGCCACACTTTAGATTTCACCTGGGCTGTGAGTAGAATACTGGGAATTTTGTAAGAAGCCGGGGACTCTGGAGGGACCCCGGTAGAAGGAGAGTAATGGCGATAATTTGGCTCCTCCTATCCTGCCTGAATCACACGCTAGAAACGAGAGCCTTGGGCTAGCTCGGGGCACCATTCAACAGGCTGATCCATCCTACTGACCCACCAGTTGGCCGTCATTGCTGCATATGTACGAGCATTTCCGGGCTCTCCAAGAGCTATTTCCGAATAAAGATAGGCTGCCGATGCAGGCTAATTGCGCCTCTTCAACGGCGCCAATGACATAGCAGCTGGAAGGCATCTCAAGGCGTCCGTATCCCAAACGGCCCAACAAATGATGACCAGCTGAAAAAATGCAACACACAGGACCAACGTGGCAGATAGCCATAGGCTATGGCTTTGTTTCTCTCCAGATAAAGGTCTGCTTTATAATGTATGGCAATTGCGGCTAATCGAGTTGACGTCTTAGCGCATCTGCAAGCTCTGTCTCCGCGCCCCAATTCGCGGGACAACCTCATCACATATTCAGCCGCATGTACCCAATTGCTTTGAGGGGTATTATAATTGCCAGAAGCCCACGTTGGAGTTTCtggagaaaaacaaaacaaaggtGGTCATCCTTTCATTTCCTGGGTATTTGCACACCAAGAGGCTGGTATTAGCCATCCATTTTGATCACCATGGCCTCGATGACCAGTATATCCGATAAGATTGCAAGGGTCACTGACCTGAGCAACTACACAGATATCACTCCTgaaaagatcaagaagatcTTTGATGATATCGGCAGCAGCCCAGAGAAGCTCCGAGCAGCCTTGAACCTATGGTTTGTCCCGGATTTTAAGCCAACTTTCACACGGA
Above is a genomic segment from Trichoderma breve strain T069 chromosome 6, whole genome shotgun sequence containing:
- a CDS encoding major facilitator superfamily domain-containing protein, producing MQLFQSKKTAETPPGMDLAMQTGNVEKEPVSVQNENAAVQQPSIDPELERRVVRKTDMNLVPLVMALYLLAFLDRSNIGNARIAGMSTDLNLIGDRYDWLLTIFYIPYIIFEFLGIMWKVVPPHIWATIVVFIWGLVSTLQAVTHSWGAEMALRFLMGAAEAGYGPGIPFLLSFFYLRHEVGFRCGVFLSAAPLANTFAGALAYGITSGHPSIAKWRVLFLVEGLPTIVMAAVAYFYLPDSPEKAKFFDEDERRVAIARSVRQAGSSARIGGVDWVDFLRGLTDIKAWFTGLMYFSCNVSFASLPVFLPTILSEMGFSDVTAQGLTAPPFFLSFLITLITPYIADRTQQRAFMLIILTIIGGVGYVILASAKSVGARYFGVFMAAGGIFPSIANILPWVLNNQGSDTRRGAGIVLLNVIGQCGPLLGTRLYPSKEGPFYVKGQSVCAAFMFFTTLLVIGLRILLAWENKKLDQKYGTIEEQKARIAEAQEQGQVATQPVAVENYGPMFRYVL